A region of Ochrobactrum quorumnocens DNA encodes the following proteins:
- a CDS encoding IS30 family transposase, translated as MSNCYSQITLRERRRLFELKQLKVPLGDIARLMGRHRSTIYREIKRNSFRDTEIPDYNGYHSVVADNISKDRRTRLRKLRRYPELRKFVIEQLEAHWSPEQICGRLVRHGLSAIRLCAETIYRFIYSKEEYGLKLFEHLAEMRTKRCPRGTRRSRSSRIPEAFRIHQRPDFIGNRLQFGNWEGDLIIFDRDLGEANVMTLVERKSRYCVIIKNNSRHSKPIMNKIIQAFATLPYHARRSFTFDRGSEFMGYRALEDGMGARSWFCDPNSPWQKGAIENINKRIRRYLPSNTDLTQVNQAQLTALAHDLNATPRKCLGFKTPAEVFASLLQEAA; from the coding sequence ATGTCGAATTGCTATTCACAGATCACTTTGCGTGAACGTCGCCGTCTTTTCGAACTTAAACAGCTCAAAGTCCCTCTCGGCGACATTGCGCGGCTGATGGGTCGTCATCGCTCGACGATCTATCGCGAGATCAAGCGTAACAGCTTTCGGGACACTGAGATACCAGACTATAATGGCTATCACAGCGTTGTTGCCGACAATATCAGCAAAGACCGCAGAACACGGTTGCGCAAGCTCAGACGTTACCCAGAGCTGCGCAAGTTTGTCATTGAACAATTGGAAGCCCATTGGTCGCCAGAGCAGATCTGCGGCCGACTGGTTCGCCATGGTCTGAGCGCGATACGACTGTGTGCGGAAACGATTTATCGCTTCATTTACTCAAAGGAAGAATATGGGCTGAAGCTGTTTGAACACCTTGCCGAGATGCGAACAAAACGCTGCCCACGCGGCACCAGACGATCGCGCAGTTCCCGTATTCCAGAAGCGTTTCGCATTCATCAACGCCCTGATTTTATTGGCAATCGTCTGCAATTCGGCAACTGGGAAGGTGATTTGATTATCTTTGATCGTGACCTGGGAGAAGCCAATGTCATGACGCTTGTTGAACGCAAAAGTCGTTATTGCGTCATCATCAAAAACAACAGTCGGCACTCAAAGCCTATCATGAACAAAATCATTCAGGCCTTTGCTACACTGCCTTATCACGCACGCCGCAGTTTTACCTTTGATCGCGGTTCCGAGTTTATGGGGTATAGGGCTTTGGAGGATGGAATGGGGGCCAGAAGCTGGTTTTGCGATCCAAACTCGCCATGGCAAAAAGGTGCTATTGAGAACATCAACAAGCGCATTCGACGTTATTTGCCCAGCAACACTGACCTGACGCAGGTCAACCAGGCGCAGTTGACTGCCCTCGCCCATGATCTCAACGCAACCCCGCGCAAGTGTCTTGGATTCAAGACACCCGCTGAAGTGTTCGCCTCCCTTTTGCAGGAAGCAGCATAA
- a CDS encoding ISNCY family transposase: protein MPCLITMSQKELHRLEVVQKIRDLRLSVVQAAELLGLSRSQVHRLLQAYDRDGPAGLVSKKRSRPSNRRHSEDFRNTALDLIRERYLDFGPTLAREKLIELHRISVAKETLRQWMTEAGIWISRRERKKRVFQPRGRRDCFGELVQIDGSHHWWFENRGPKCALLVYIDDATGKLLHLRFAGSENTFDYLHATKAYLQQWGKPLAFYSDKHGVFRSLHASKKDRTSGLTQFGRALYELNIDIICANTPQAKGRVERANQTLQDRLVKEMRLRGIDTIEAANAYATEFIMDFNTRFGKQPRNPKDMHRPLAEHENLDGAMCRKEVRTLSQSLTLRYDKVLFILDPTEISRPLAGQKVIVCDYPDGRLEIMHESFSLPYRTFDTLRSVHRAEVVDNKRLDDMLSIVAEMQAGREEKRSGPRRTGQTNHMFGIRDGSVGNGYQKRGRKPGRRTDFMNDPEVIARREKALARIEAGK from the coding sequence ATGCCCTGTTTGATCACCATGTCGCAGAAAGAATTGCATCGCCTCGAAGTCGTCCAGAAGATCCGTGATCTACGCCTGAGTGTTGTCCAGGCGGCTGAGCTGCTTGGCCTCAGTCGAAGTCAGGTTCACAGGCTGCTGCAAGCCTATGACCGGGATGGTCCAGCTGGCCTCGTTTCCAAGAAGCGATCGCGTCCGAGCAACCGGCGTCACAGCGAGGATTTCCGTAATACGGCGCTGGACCTGATCCGCGAACGCTATCTGGATTTCGGTCCGACGCTGGCGCGCGAGAAGCTGATCGAACTGCACCGGATCTCTGTTGCCAAGGAGACGCTGCGGCAATGGATGACCGAGGCCGGCATCTGGATCTCGCGCCGGGAACGCAAGAAACGGGTTTTCCAGCCACGCGGCCGGCGCGACTGCTTTGGCGAACTGGTGCAGATCGACGGCTCGCATCACTGGTGGTTCGAGAACCGCGGCCCCAAATGCGCCCTGCTCGTCTACATCGATGACGCCACCGGCAAGCTCTTGCATCTTCGCTTTGCCGGATCGGAAAATACGTTCGACTATCTGCATGCGACGAAGGCTTATCTGCAGCAATGGGGCAAGCCGCTGGCTTTCTATAGCGACAAGCACGGCGTTTTCCGCTCGCTCCATGCGTCGAAGAAAGACCGGACGAGCGGTCTGACGCAGTTCGGCCGGGCGCTTTACGAGCTGAACATCGACATCATCTGTGCCAACACCCCACAGGCCAAAGGCCGTGTGGAACGTGCCAACCAGACGCTGCAGGATCGGCTGGTCAAGGAGATGCGGCTGCGCGGCATCGACACGATCGAGGCCGCCAATGCCTATGCCACTGAGTTCATTATGGATTTCAACACTCGCTTCGGCAAGCAACCACGCAATCCGAAGGACATGCACCGGCCACTGGCCGAGCATGAGAACCTTGATGGCGCCATGTGCCGCAAGGAAGTCCGCACCCTTTCGCAGTCATTGACGCTGCGCTACGACAAGGTGCTGTTCATTCTCGACCCGACCGAGATTTCCAGGCCATTGGCGGGCCAGAAGGTGATCGTCTGCGATTATCCGGACGGCCGGCTCGAGATCATGCACGAGAGCTTTTCCCTGCCCTACAGAACCTTCGACACGTTGCGCTCGGTGCATCGTGCGGAGGTTGTCGATAACAAGCGGCTGGACGACATGCTGTCAATTGTCGCCGAGATGCAAGCTGGACGCGAAGAGAAACGGAGCGGCCCGCGCCGAACAGGTCAGACAAACCATATGTTTGGCATACGCGATGGCAGCGTCGGTAATGGTTATCAGAAACGTGGGCGCAAGCCGGGACGCAGGACCGATTTCATGAACGATCCGGAGGTCATTGCCAGACGTGAGAAGGCGCTGGCGCGAATAGAAGCTGGGAAATGA
- a CDS encoding class I SAM-dependent DNA methyltransferase: protein MDSLDQEALAEAYNHALALEKAGDLDAAAEAYKAVLEIDPEDHGGAAVRLASMGRGTVPPKAPDAYVATLFDQHAEMFDTILVDQLGYDVPLQLREMLLELDEEFQVERMLDLGCGTGLSADALDDMADHKTGVDISENMIEVAYEKGDYDALFVGEAVRFLETTEEDAWDLIVATDVLPYMGELDRFFSGVAEHLRTGGYFGFSSETQSDERFAGRDFMVGDFQRFAHAQSYVRSLLSEHGMDCIRCTDITVRSEQGSPVPGHLYIAQRR from the coding sequence ATGGATTCTCTTGACCAAGAGGCGCTTGCTGAGGCTTACAACCATGCGCTTGCCTTGGAAAAGGCTGGCGATCTGGATGCTGCTGCTGAGGCCTATAAAGCAGTTCTCGAAATTGATCCCGAAGACCACGGTGGCGCTGCCGTACGTCTCGCAAGCATGGGTCGAGGAACTGTGCCGCCGAAAGCACCGGACGCTTATGTTGCAACGCTGTTTGATCAGCATGCCGAGATGTTCGATACAATTCTCGTTGATCAGCTTGGTTATGACGTGCCGCTGCAATTGCGTGAAATGCTTCTGGAACTGGATGAAGAGTTTCAGGTCGAGCGCATGCTGGATCTTGGCTGCGGTACCGGGCTTTCTGCCGATGCGCTGGACGACATGGCCGATCACAAGACCGGCGTCGACATATCTGAAAACATGATCGAAGTGGCTTATGAAAAAGGCGATTACGATGCGCTTTTTGTCGGCGAAGCAGTTCGTTTTCTTGAGACCACAGAGGAAGACGCTTGGGACCTGATCGTCGCAACAGACGTGCTGCCTTATATGGGCGAGCTTGACCGCTTTTTCTCGGGCGTTGCGGAGCATCTGCGGACTGGAGGCTATTTCGGGTTCTCCAGTGAAACGCAGTCAGATGAGCGTTTCGCTGGCCGTGATTTCATGGTTGGCGATTTCCAACGTTTTGCACATGCGCAGTCCTATGTACGTTCGCTGCTCTCAGAACACGGTATGGACTGTATTCGTTGCACGGATATCACTGTTCGAAGTGAGCAAGGATCGCCAGTTCCAGGACATCTCTACATAGCTCAGCGTCGCTAA
- a CDS encoding bile acid:sodium symporter family protein, whose protein sequence is MRFLPDKFTCMLIATILLASFLPVQGDFAEWFGIATKIAVGLLFFLHGARLSREAVVAGVTHWRLHLAVVCSTFVLFPILGLTAGWTIPGLAQSPFYLGILYLCVLPSTVQSSIAFTSMAGGNVSAAIVSASASNIFGMFLTPLLVGLLFAVKGGGGISVDALEAILLQLLAPFVLGQILQPWIGNFMRRHSKSLGFVDRGSILMVVYLAFSEAIVEGLWHTVSWSDLGVMIGVNILLLVIVMLATWYGSKWFGFNHADRITIMFCGSKKSLASGAPMASAIFAGANVGSVVLPLMLFHQIQLMACAVIARKLADHKPASSTATAAAE, encoded by the coding sequence ATGCGTTTTCTGCCCGATAAGTTCACCTGCATGTTGATTGCGACCATTCTGCTTGCATCATTTCTTCCTGTGCAGGGTGATTTTGCTGAATGGTTCGGTATTGCAACCAAGATCGCAGTTGGACTTCTGTTCTTCCTGCACGGCGCGCGTTTGTCGCGTGAGGCAGTTGTGGCTGGCGTCACTCACTGGCGACTGCATCTGGCGGTCGTCTGCTCAACATTCGTCCTGTTTCCAATTTTGGGACTGACCGCAGGCTGGACTATTCCGGGGCTTGCGCAATCGCCGTTTTATCTCGGTATCCTTTATCTCTGCGTTCTTCCTTCAACCGTACAATCTTCAATCGCCTTTACCTCTATGGCTGGCGGCAATGTTTCTGCGGCCATCGTTTCTGCATCGGCATCGAATATTTTCGGCATGTTCCTGACGCCGTTGCTTGTCGGACTGCTGTTTGCGGTTAAAGGCGGCGGCGGGATTTCAGTCGATGCGCTGGAAGCGATTTTGCTGCAATTGCTTGCACCATTTGTTCTGGGGCAAATCTTGCAGCCATGGATTGGTAATTTCATGCGTCGTCACAGCAAATCGCTTGGCTTTGTCGACCGTGGTTCGATCCTGATGGTTGTCTATCTCGCATTCAGCGAGGCTATCGTTGAAGGCCTGTGGCACACCGTTTCCTGGAGCGATCTTGGCGTCATGATCGGTGTAAATATCCTGCTTCTGGTGATCGTCATGCTGGCCACATGGTATGGAAGCAAGTGGTTCGGCTTTAATCACGCTGACCGCATCACCATTATGTTTTGCGGTTCGAAGAAAAGCCTCGCCAGCGGCGCGCCGATGGCCAGTGCGATCTTTGCGGGCGCGAATGTCGGTAGTGTCGTGCTGCCGCTCATGCTGTTTCACCAAATTCAGCTGATGGCTTGCGCAGTGATTGCGCGCAAACTTGCCGATCATAAGCCTGCTTCCAGTACGGCAACTGCGGCGGCTGAATAG